Proteins co-encoded in one Cupriavidus nantongensis genomic window:
- a CDS encoding ABCB family ABC transporter ATP-binding protein/permease, translated as MRRYSTTAEQAPDTASVKLFPGQRAPRSDWQTVRNLLPYVWHYKWRVMLALACLVAAKVANLGVPVLMKRLIDSMNIAAGDPRALLAVPVGLIVAYGMLRLSATLFTELREILFSKVTQSAVREIALQVFRHLHALSLRFHLDRQTGGMSRDIERGTRGIQSLISYSLYSILPTLVEMALVIGFFVLHYDIWFAAITGCALVGYIVFTIVVTEWRTHFRRRMNELDSRANQKAIDSLLNFETVKYFGNEAYEAQRYDENLRKYRTAAIRSQNSLSFLNFGQQAIIAIGLILILWRATVGVVDGKLTLGDLVLVNTLMIQLYIPLNFLGVIYREIKQATTDMDRMFVLLGTHQEVADAPGAPALRVGGAQVRFRDVRFGYESDRTILDGVDFTIAAGTTTAVVGHSGSGKSTLARLLFRFYDVGGGAIEIDGQDIRAITQDSLRRAIGIVPQDTVLFNDSIYYNIAYGRPDATRDEVIAAAQAAQIDAFIRELPQGYDTPVGERGLKLSGGEKQRVAIARTLLKNPPVLVFDEATSALDSRTEQAIQAELMRLAQNRTTLLIAHRLSTVVHADQILVMDHGRIVERGTHAQLMRAGGRYAEMWDIQARAAASGGDAVGADALALDVGDATQDA; from the coding sequence ATGCGCCGCTATTCCACGACCGCCGAGCAGGCCCCCGACACTGCCTCGGTCAAGCTCTTTCCCGGCCAGCGCGCCCCCCGCAGCGACTGGCAGACCGTGCGCAACCTGCTGCCCTACGTCTGGCACTACAAGTGGCGCGTGATGCTGGCGCTGGCCTGCCTGGTGGCGGCCAAGGTCGCCAACCTGGGCGTGCCGGTGCTGATGAAGCGGCTGATCGACAGCATGAATATCGCCGCCGGCGACCCGCGCGCGCTGCTGGCGGTGCCGGTCGGGCTGATCGTCGCCTACGGCATGCTGCGCCTGTCCGCGACGCTGTTCACCGAGTTGCGGGAGATCCTCTTTTCCAAGGTCACGCAGAGCGCCGTGCGCGAGATCGCGCTGCAGGTGTTCCGGCACCTGCATGCGCTGTCGCTGCGCTTCCATCTGGACCGCCAGACCGGCGGCATGAGCCGCGACATCGAGCGCGGCACGCGCGGCATCCAGTCGCTGATTTCGTATTCGCTGTACAGCATCCTGCCCACGCTGGTGGAAATGGCGCTGGTGATCGGCTTCTTCGTGCTGCACTACGACATCTGGTTCGCCGCCATCACCGGCTGCGCGCTGGTGGGCTATATCGTCTTCACCATCGTGGTGACGGAATGGCGCACGCACTTCCGCCGGCGCATGAACGAACTCGATTCGCGCGCCAACCAGAAGGCGATCGATTCGCTGTTGAACTTCGAAACCGTCAAGTACTTCGGCAACGAAGCCTACGAGGCGCAGCGCTACGACGAGAACCTGCGCAAGTACCGCACCGCGGCGATCCGCTCGCAGAACTCGCTGTCGTTCCTCAACTTCGGCCAGCAGGCCATCATCGCCATCGGTCTGATCCTGATCCTGTGGCGCGCCACGGTGGGGGTGGTCGACGGCAAGCTGACGCTGGGCGACCTGGTGCTGGTCAACACGCTGATGATCCAGCTGTATATCCCGCTGAACTTCCTCGGCGTGATCTACCGCGAGATCAAGCAGGCCACCACCGACATGGACCGCATGTTCGTGCTGCTGGGCACGCACCAGGAGGTGGCCGACGCGCCGGGCGCGCCGGCGCTGCGGGTCGGCGGCGCACAGGTGCGCTTCCGCGACGTGCGTTTCGGCTACGAGTCGGACCGCACCATCCTGGACGGGGTCGACTTCACTATCGCCGCTGGTACCACCACCGCGGTGGTGGGGCATAGCGGCTCGGGCAAGTCGACGCTGGCGCGGCTGCTGTTCCGCTTCTATGACGTCGGCGGCGGCGCGATCGAGATCGACGGCCAGGACATTCGCGCCATCACCCAGGACAGCCTGCGCCGCGCCATCGGCATCGTGCCGCAGGACACCGTGCTGTTCAACGACAGCATCTACTACAACATCGCCTACGGCCGCCCCGACGCGACCCGCGACGAAGTCATCGCCGCGGCGCAGGCGGCGCAGATCGACGCCTTTATTCGCGAACTGCCGCAGGGCTACGACACGCCCGTGGGCGAGCGCGGCCTGAAGCTGTCCGGCGGCGAGAAGCAGCGCGTGGCGATCGCGCGCACGCTGCTGAAGAACCCACCGGTGCTGGTGTTCGACGAAGCGACCTCGGCGCTGGATTCGCGCACCGAGCAGGCGATCCAGGCCGAGCTGATGCGCCTGGCGCAGAACCGCACCACGCTGCTGATCGCGCACCGGCTCTCCACCGTGGTCCATGCCGACCAGATCCTGGTGATGGACCACGGCCGCATCGTCGAGCGCGGCACCCATGCGCAGCTGATGCGCGCGGGCGGGCGCTATGCCGAGATGTGGGACATCCAGGCGCGCGCTGCCGCCAGCGGCGGCGATGCCGTCGGTGCGGACGCGCTTGCGCTCGACGTGGGCGACGCCACCCAGGACGCCTGA
- a CDS encoding ABC transporter substrate-binding protein: protein MPQSHTARRRLLKLGAMLGTSLVLSTQFAGTAHAQAAATKVRFQLDWRFEGPAALFLLGEQKGYYKAEKLEVSIDAGNGSGNVVNRVASGTYDMGFADMSSVMEFYGNNPDAKNKPVAVMMVYNNTPAAILALKKSGIRAPKDLAGKRLGAPVFDAGRRAFPIFAKANGLQASSFNWQAMDPTLRETMLVRGDLDAITGFSFTSILNLNARGVKDEDIVVLPYPQFGVKLYGNAVIASEEFIRKNPEAVKAFLRAFSKSARDVIARPEEGIRALKARDGIIDEKLETRRLKLALDSVVRSPDARAEGFGRISKPRLSLMASQVADAFGTKGRINADALWTDAYLPGAAELDVLR, encoded by the coding sequence ATGCCCCAATCCCACACGGCACGCCGCCGCCTGCTGAAGCTCGGCGCCATGCTCGGCACCAGCCTGGTGCTGTCGACACAATTCGCCGGCACCGCCCACGCGCAGGCCGCGGCCACCAAGGTCAGGTTCCAGCTCGACTGGCGCTTCGAAGGGCCGGCGGCGCTGTTCCTGCTCGGCGAGCAGAAGGGCTACTACAAGGCCGAAAAGCTCGAGGTCTCGATCGATGCCGGCAACGGCTCGGGCAACGTGGTCAACCGCGTGGCCTCGGGCACCTATGACATGGGCTTCGCCGACATGTCGTCGGTGATGGAGTTCTACGGCAACAATCCCGACGCGAAGAACAAGCCGGTAGCGGTGATGATGGTCTACAACAACACGCCCGCGGCCATCCTGGCGCTGAAGAAGTCCGGCATCCGCGCGCCGAAGGACCTGGCCGGCAAGCGCCTGGGCGCGCCGGTATTCGACGCCGGCCGCCGCGCCTTCCCGATCTTCGCCAAGGCCAACGGCCTGCAGGCCTCGTCGTTCAACTGGCAGGCGATGGACCCGACGCTGCGCGAGACCATGCTGGTGCGCGGCGATCTCGATGCCATCACCGGCTTTTCGTTCACGTCGATCCTGAACCTGAATGCGCGCGGCGTGAAGGACGAAGACATCGTGGTGCTGCCGTACCCGCAGTTCGGCGTGAAGCTGTACGGCAATGCCGTGATCGCGTCGGAGGAATTCATCAGGAAGAACCCGGAGGCGGTGAAGGCGTTCCTGCGCGCCTTCAGCAAGTCGGCGCGCGACGTGATCGCCCGTCCGGAAGAGGGCATCCGCGCGCTCAAGGCGCGCGACGGCATCATCGACGAGAAGCTGGAAACGCGCCGGCTGAAGCTGGCGCTGGACAGCGTGGTCCGCTCGCCCGATGCCAGGGCCGAGGGCTTTGGCCGCATCAGCAAGCCGCGCCTGTCGCTGATGGCCTCGCAGGTGGCCGATGCCTTCGGCACCAAGGGCCGGATCAACGCCGATGCGCTGTGGACCGACGCTTACCTGCCAGGCGCGGCCGAACTGGATGTGCTGCGATGA